In one window of Balaenoptera musculus isolate JJ_BM4_2016_0621 chromosome 10, mBalMus1.pri.v3, whole genome shotgun sequence DNA:
- the CDK4 gene encoding cyclin-dependent kinase 4: MATPRYEPVAEIGVGAYGTVYKARDPHSGHFVALKSVRVPNGGGAGGGLPISTVREVALLRRLEAFEHPNVVRLMDVCATARTDRETKVTLVFEHVDQDLRTYLDKAPPPGLPVETIKDLMRQFLRGLDFLHANCIVHRDLKPENILVTSGGTVKLADFGLARIYSYQMALTPVVVTLWYRAPEVLLQSTYATPVDMWSVGCIFAEMFRRKPLFCGNSEADQLGKIFDLIGLPPEDDWPRDVSLPRGAFSPRGPRPVQSVVPEMEESGAQLLLEMLTFNPHKRISAFRALQHSYLHKAEGNPE; the protein is encoded by the exons ATGGCTACCCCTCGATATGAGCCAGTGGCTGAGATTGGTGTTGGTGCCTATGGGACGGTGTATAAGGCCCGTGATCCCCACAGTGGCCACTTTGTGGCCCTCAAGAGCGTAAGAGTCCCCAATGGAGGAGGTGCTGGAGGGGGCCTGCCCATCAGCACAGTTCGTGAGGTGGCTTTACTGCGGCGGCTGGAGGCTTTTGAGCATCCCAATGTTGTGCG GCTGATGGACGTCTGTGCCACAGCCCGAACTGACCGGGAGACCAAAGTGACCCTGGTGTTTGAGCATGTGGACCAAGACCTAAGGACATATCTGGACAAGGCACCCCCGCCAGGCTTGCCAGTGGAGACCATCAAG GATCTGATGCGCCAGTTTCTAAGAGGCCTAGATTTCCTTCATGCCAACTGCATCGTTCATCGAGACCTGAAGCCAGAGAACATTCTGGTGACAAGTGGTGGGACAGTCAAGCTGGCTGACTTTGGCCTGGCCAGAATCTACAGCTACCAGATGGCACTTACACCTGTG GTTGTTACACTCTGGTACCGTGCTCCAGAAGTTCTTTTGCAGTCTACATATGCAACACCTGTGGACATGTGGAGTGTTGGCTGTATCTTCGCAGAGATGTTTCGTCGAAA GCCTCTCTTCTGTGGAAACTCTGAAGCTGACCAGTTAGGCAAAATCTTTGA CCTGATCGGACTGCCTCCAGAGGATGACTGGCCCCGAGATGTGTCTCTACCCCGAGGAGCCTTTTCCCCCAGAGGGCCCCGCCCCGTGCAGTCGGTGGTACCTGAGATGGAAGAGTCTGGAGCACAGCTGCTGCTG GAGATGCTGACTTTTAACCCACACAAGCGAATCTCTGCCTTCCGAGCCCTGCAGCACTCTTATCTACATAAGGCAGAAGGTAACCCAGAGTGA
- the TSPAN31 gene encoding tetraspanin-31 — protein sequence MVCGGFACSKNALCALNVVYMLVGLLLIGVAAWAKGLGLVSSIHIIGGVIAVGVFLLLIAVAGLVGAVNHHQVLLFFYMIILGLVFVFQFGISCSCLAINLSEQTDVINASWWVMSNKTRDELERSFDCCGLFNLTTLDQQDYAFCTAICKSRSPTCQMCGEKLLKHSDEALKILGGVGLFFSFTEILGVWLAMRFRNQKDPRANPSAFL from the exons ATGGTTTGCGGAGGCTTTGCCTGCTCCAAGAATGCGCTGTGCGCGCTCAACGTAGTCTACATG CTGGTAGGCTTGTTGCTCATTGGAGTGGCTGCGTGGGCTAAGGGCCTGGGTCTGGTGTCCAGCATCCACATCATCGGAGGAGTCATTGCTGTGGGAGTCTTCCttcttctcatcgcggtggctggACTGGTGGGTGCTGTCAACCACCACCAAGTACTGCTGTTCTTT TACATGATCATCCTTGGTTTGGTCTTCGTTTTCCAGTTTGGAATCTCTTGCTCATGTCTGGCTATTAACCTAAGCGAACAG ACAGATGTCATCAATGCTTCTTGGTGGGTGATGAGCAACAAGACCCGGGATGAACTGGAAAGAAgttttgattgctgtggcttgtTCAACCTCACAACCCTGGACCAACAAGATTATGCTTTCTGCACTGCA ATCTGCAAGAGCCGGAGCCCCACATGCCAGATGTGTGGAGAAAAGCTTCTTAAGCATTCAGATGAAGCCCTGAAAATCCTGGGGGGTGTTGGACTCTTCTTTAGCTTTACAGAG ATCCTTGGTGTTTGGCTAGCAATGAGATTTCGGAATCAGAAGGATCCTCGAGCCAACCCCAGTGCCTTTCTATGA